The window TTGTACTGAACCTTCGCGCAAGGCTCATACTCGAACGATTCAGAAGCCACTTACGGAGATCCACCCATGGCCAGCATCAAGGCAAAGACTGCTCAAGAAATCCTGATGAATGATTTTCAGACTCTGGTCAGCGACACCGAACGGTTGCTGGAACACACGGCAACATTGGCCGGCGATCAGGCTGATGAGCTGCGCGAGCAAATCCACGACAGTCTGCTGCGTGCGCGCGAAACCTTGAAATTGACCGAAGACTCCATGCGCGAACGCGGCAAGGCTGCTGTTACCGCCACCGAAGACTATGTCCAGGCCAACCCATGGCAATCGGTCGGGATCGCGGCCGGGGTTGGTTTCCTGATTGGCTTGCTGGCCACTCGGCGCTGATATGGCTATCGGCGAATCCGGCTCGTCCGCGACGGGCCCAAGCTCCTCACCGCGGCGCCTGGGTGCTGCGTTTCTTGGACTGCTGCACAGCCATGTCGAACTGTTCGGCATTGAATTGCAGGAACAAAAAGCCCGCACGGTAAGCCTGCTGCTGTTCGCAGGCCTGGCGCTGGTTTTTGCCTTGCTGTTGCTGGTGGGCTTGTCGACGCTGGTGTTGATCCTGTTTTGGGACACCTATCGCCTGGCGGCCATCATCGGGCTTTGTGTTTTCTATACCCTCGCGGCGATTTTCTGTGCGATGCGCTTGAGAGCGGCGATTTTCGATGAATCCTCGCCCTTCCACGGCACCCTGGAAGAATTGGCCAACGATCGGGAGCGCCTGCTGCCATGAGCCTGCCTGAACTGCCTCACAACAGCTCGCGCACTGAAATGCGCAAAGCACTGATCCGCCTGCGCATGGAAATGCATCGTCAGGAAATCCGTCACGAATCCGCGCAACTGTTGCAACCCTTGCAGCGTGTGCGCGGAATGACGCAAAACCTGCAGGACGGCTTCGGCATCAAGCACGCGCCACTCTGGGGCGTGGCAGCCGTCACCTTGCTGGGCTTCCTGACGGGCAAGGGCGCCAAGGGCGGTGGCGTCAGCAGCCTCACTCGGCTGGTTCGTCTGGGCGCCACGCTGGGTCCGTTGATCAAGCTGGTCATGCAAGGCTCTTCGCGTCACCACTAAGGCCATATC of the Pseudomonas frederiksbergensis genome contains:
- a CDS encoding phage holin family protein codes for the protein MAIGESGSSATGPSSSPRRLGAAFLGLLHSHVELFGIELQEQKARTVSLLLFAGLALVFALLLLVGLSTLVLILFWDTYRLAAIIGLCVFYTLAAIFCAMRLRAAIFDESSPFHGTLEELANDRERLLP
- a CDS encoding DUF883 family protein — translated: MASIKAKTAQEILMNDFQTLVSDTERLLEHTATLAGDQADELREQIHDSLLRARETLKLTEDSMRERGKAAVTATEDYVQANPWQSVGIAAGVGFLIGLLATRR